A region of the Hugenholtzia roseola DSM 9546 genome:
ATTTTTTTTAAAATGCTTATTGTTTCTTGCTGGGATTGAAAAAGCGCGTCTTGTAACCGCTTAATTTCCGTTTCTAAGGATTGTATTTTTTGCAATAGCTCATTTTCCTTTGGGTCTTTTTCTTTCCCTGATGGGTCATTTTTTTCTTTATCAATTTTTTGAACCACTTGCATAACTCCCAAATCTTCGGCAAATTCAGAAAGAGGAACATTTAAGACAAAGCTAATCTCCTGCAATAGTGATAAGTTGATATCTGGCTGTTCCATTTCGAACAAACGCCTAAGCGTTGGAGGGCTTATATTTAGCCTTTTGGCAAGTTCTCTTTGGGAATAAGGCGATTTTTCACAAAGCTCTCTGATTTTTTTTCCTATCATAACTATTTGATTTTCAAGGTTTTAAGATTTTGAGCAAAAAAATTTTCTCAAAAAAGAGAAAATAAATTTGCGTGGGAAAAAATATCTCCCTATGTTTGCAGTGTAATCCTTGCAAACAAAACAAACGGTTTGCAAAGATAATACCTTTAACGCTTTCAACCTATAAAAGTTATGCCCCAAAAAAAACGAAAACCAGCACGACCGCACTTCTTTACAGTTCGCCTCGTTTTGAGCGACGAAGAATT
Encoded here:
- a CDS encoding helix-turn-helix domain-containing protein — encoded protein: MIGKKIRELCEKSPYSQRELAKRLNISPPTLRRLFEMEQPDINLSLLQEISFVLNVPLSEFAEDLGVMQVVQKIDKEKNDPSGKEKDPKENELLQKIQSLETEIKRLQDALFQSQQETISILKK